A window from Cellvibrio zantedeschiae encodes these proteins:
- a CDS encoding DUF2288 domain-containing protein yields the protein MNEKDLASELVLETAQIHWHELQRFFASGNAIAVDESLDLIYVATQITQDNATQVKEWMEAGLVDAVKDSQAQEWYDQNATVWALVIKPWVLVQYKKLPPK from the coding sequence ATGAACGAAAAAGATTTAGCCTCAGAATTAGTATTGGAGACTGCGCAAATTCATTGGCATGAATTGCAGCGTTTTTTTGCAAGCGGCAATGCTATTGCCGTTGATGAATCGCTTGATTTAATTTATGTCGCGACTCAAATCACTCAAGATAATGCCACACAAGTCAAAGAGTGGATGGAAGCCGGTTTAGTAGATGCTGTCAAAGATTCACAAGCACAGGAATGGTACGATCAAAATGCAACCGTCTGGGCGCTGGTTATTAAGCCCTGGGTTCTAGTGCAGTATAAAAAATTACCACCTAAATAA
- the mpl gene encoding UDP-N-acetylmuramate:L-alanyl-gamma-D-glutamyl-meso-diaminopimelate ligase, whose translation MHIHILGVCGTFMGSLAQLAKDLGHRVTGSDTNVYPPMSTQLEQAGIELMQGFDPAHLQPAPDLVVIGNAMSRGNAAVEYVLNQGIPYTSGPQWLRDHVLQGKWVLAVAGTHGKTTTSSMLAWILEYAGMAPGYLIGGVTKNFPTSARLGDTPFFVVEADEYDSAFFDKRSKFVHYNARTVILNNLEFDHADIFPDLAAIQKQFHHLVRTVPNNGLLISPINDRALAEVIAQGCWTPQQQFGFASDKNSSDEKNAEWQAQLLTPDGSSFEVLQNGKQVAQVNWSQTGIHNVNNGLAAMIAARHVGVTPEHSAKALEQFAGVKRRMEILADVHSVKVYDDFAHHPTAIKTTLAGLRAKVGAEKIIAIIEPRSNTMRMGVHKNALNQSCTDADDVLWYQPANVDWAMDEVVNKSPVPAKLLRDLDELIHCAISLCEKNTHIVIMSNGGFGGVHQKLIEQLKKHAL comes from the coding sequence ATGCATATTCATATCCTCGGCGTCTGCGGCACCTTCATGGGGAGCCTCGCGCAACTCGCTAAAGATCTTGGCCACCGGGTTACCGGCAGTGACACCAATGTTTACCCACCCATGAGCACCCAGCTCGAACAAGCCGGCATAGAATTAATGCAAGGCTTTGATCCTGCGCACTTGCAACCCGCACCGGATTTAGTCGTTATCGGCAACGCCATGAGCCGCGGCAATGCGGCGGTGGAGTACGTGCTCAACCAAGGCATCCCCTATACCTCCGGACCACAATGGCTGCGCGATCACGTATTGCAAGGCAAGTGGGTATTAGCCGTTGCCGGAACTCACGGCAAAACCACCACCAGTTCAATGCTGGCGTGGATTTTGGAATACGCGGGCATGGCTCCGGGTTATTTAATTGGCGGTGTAACAAAAAATTTTCCAACGTCTGCTCGTTTGGGCGATACACCTTTTTTTGTTGTTGAAGCCGATGAATACGACAGCGCGTTTTTCGATAAGCGCTCCAAATTTGTTCACTACAATGCACGCACTGTTATCCTCAACAATCTGGAATTTGATCACGCAGATATTTTCCCCGATCTCGCAGCCATTCAAAAACAATTCCATCATTTGGTGCGCACTGTACCTAACAATGGTTTATTAATATCCCCCATTAATGACCGTGCACTCGCTGAGGTTATTGCGCAAGGTTGCTGGACACCGCAACAACAATTCGGTTTCGCTTCAGATAAAAACTCGTCTGATGAAAAAAATGCAGAATGGCAAGCCCAATTGTTAACACCTGACGGATCTTCATTTGAAGTATTACAAAATGGCAAGCAAGTGGCGCAAGTAAATTGGTCGCAAACTGGCATACATAACGTCAATAACGGATTGGCTGCAATGATTGCCGCTCGCCACGTGGGGGTAACTCCCGAGCACTCCGCAAAAGCGCTGGAACAATTCGCTGGCGTTAAGCGACGCATGGAAATATTGGCAGATGTGCACAGCGTAAAAGTGTACGACGATTTTGCGCATCACCCTACCGCAATCAAAACAACACTCGCGGGTTTACGCGCAAAAGTTGGTGCTGAAAAAATTATTGCTATCATTGAACCACGCTCAAACACCATGCGCATGGGCGTTCACAAAAATGCGCTCAACCAAAGCTGTACAGATGCGGACGACGTGCTTTGGTATCAACCCGCCAATGTTGATTGGGCAATGGATGAAGTCGTTAATAAAAGTCCTGTACCCGCCAAACTATTGCGCGATTTGGATGAATTGATTCACTGCGCCATTTCACTCTGCGAAAAAAATACGCATATAGTGATTATGAGCAATGGCGGATTTGGTGGCGTACATCAGAAGTTAATTGAGCAATTAAAAAAGCATGCGCTTTAA
- a CDS encoding flavin prenyltransferase UbiX: protein MIKQRSITLAITGASGAQYGLRLLQCLLAANCKVYLLLSSAAEVVIRTETDLDLPETFEQQQLFLSNIFTADDDQLQLLAKDDWFSPVASGSSSPSSMVICPASGGTLSAIAHGASNNLIERAADVALKERRQLILVPREAPYSAIHLENMLKLTQLGAVIIPASPGFYMQPQTINELIDFIVARILDQLGIEQDLMPRWGED, encoded by the coding sequence ATGATCAAACAACGCAGCATTACTCTCGCCATCACTGGTGCATCAGGAGCGCAATACGGATTGCGTTTGTTGCAATGTTTGCTGGCTGCTAACTGTAAAGTTTATCTACTGCTTTCAAGTGCAGCTGAGGTTGTGATTCGCACTGAGACAGATTTGGATCTTCCGGAGACATTTGAACAACAGCAATTATTCTTAAGCAATATATTTACTGCCGATGACGATCAATTACAACTGCTTGCAAAAGATGATTGGTTTTCTCCTGTTGCTTCTGGCTCAAGCTCACCTAGTTCAATGGTTATTTGCCCTGCCAGTGGCGGAACCTTGTCTGCTATTGCGCACGGTGCCAGCAATAATTTGATTGAACGCGCTGCGGACGTTGCTTTAAAGGAACGTCGACAATTAATTCTGGTGCCACGCGAAGCACCCTACTCCGCGATTCATTTAGAAAATATGCTCAAGTTAACTCAATTAGGCGCCGTGATTATTCCAGCCAGCCCCGGCTTTTACATGCAACCACAAACTATCAATGAACTTATTGATTTTATTGTGGCGCGCATTTTAGATCAGCTAGGTATAGAGCAAGATTTAATGCCGCGCTGGGGTGAAGACTAA
- a CDS encoding hydroxymethylglutaryl-CoA lyase: MNLPRKVRIVEVGPRDGLQNEKQAIPTTTKIQLIEMLVDAGLTYIEAGSFVNPKWVPQMADSAEVFSGIKRKVGVTYAALVPNLQGYERAINVDANEVAIFAAASEAFSQKNINCSIDESIKRFETLIAAAKAQKIPVRGYISCVAGCPYSGDVNPNTVSAIARDLLAMGCYEISLGDTIGVGTARQIKTLIEAVAKEIPTEKIAVHMHDTYGQALTNIYASLEMGVNVVDSSIAGLGGCPYAAGASGNVATEDLVYLLNGLKIEHGVDLNKLIQAGNFISSALNKPNQSKAAQAFKNKSL, encoded by the coding sequence ATGAACTTGCCAAGAAAAGTTCGAATAGTCGAAGTCGGCCCGCGCGATGGCTTACAAAATGAAAAACAAGCTATTCCAACGACTACAAAAATCCAATTGATTGAAATGCTGGTTGATGCCGGGCTCACTTACATTGAAGCAGGTAGTTTTGTGAACCCAAAATGGGTTCCGCAAATGGCGGACAGCGCAGAGGTTTTTTCGGGGATCAAGCGAAAAGTTGGTGTAACCTATGCTGCACTGGTGCCCAACCTGCAAGGCTATGAGCGCGCCATTAACGTAGATGCAAATGAAGTGGCCATTTTTGCCGCCGCATCGGAAGCATTCAGCCAAAAAAATATTAATTGTTCCATCGATGAAAGTATCAAACGCTTCGAGACTTTAATTGCCGCAGCAAAAGCACAAAAAATTCCAGTACGAGGCTATATCTCTTGCGTTGCAGGCTGCCCCTATTCTGGCGATGTTAATCCCAACACAGTTTCGGCTATTGCTCGCGATTTACTCGCCATGGGCTGCTATGAAATTTCATTGGGTGACACTATAGGTGTTGGTACTGCACGCCAAATCAAAACGCTTATCGAGGCAGTAGCAAAAGAAATTCCCACGGAAAAAATTGCAGTGCATATGCACGACACCTATGGTCAGGCGCTCACTAATATTTATGCTTCCTTAGAAATGGGCGTGAATGTTGTTGATAGCTCAATCGCTGGCCTCGGCGGGTGTCCTTACGCGGCAGGTGCGTCTGGCAATGTAGCTACAGAAGACTTGGTCTATTTACTCAACGGCTTAAAGATTGAACACGGTGTTGATTTGAACAAGCTAATCCAAGCTGGAAATTTTATTAGCAGCGCACTGAACAAACCCAATCAATCCAAAGCAGCCCAAGCTTTTAAAAATAAATCTCTTTAA